GTTGGAGCTCGTACGGCCGCACTTGTGCGATCGGCGACGTGGCATGCGTGCGTTCAAGCGCAAAGCGATAGGCCGGTCCAGCGCGAACGGGAGCAGGAGAAAAACACAACACAAGCTATGCTTCGCCTTTCCTGTTTCCTCGACCGGTCACCAACCACCTCACGCCGACGTATCAGGACACGCCCGTGGGGCCCGGCCTCCCCTGGGGCTGGGGCCGCGTAGTCCGTCGCGACACGATCGACGCGGGTCCCGCACTCCCGCAGCAGCTAGCGCAGCCATGCATCCACAACGTCCGGTGTCTGTCCGGGGTCGCCGCGCCGGCGAGCGGCACAGACGACGACGCGCGACGGACAGCGACGGCGCACGCCCACCGATCGGTCTGGCAGTTTTGTGGTGGTGGTGCAGGCGCGACGCGAGGCTGGCCGggcgtgagagagagagagagatgctcATGCCGCCGTCATGCATGGACGATAAGGAACGAAAGGAAGCACGCACAGGGGCCGGCCGGCATGCCGGGTCTCTCTCCCGCAAGCCGCCGTAAAGGTACCGATCGGTTGCTCCGAGAGCGCGCGTACGTACGCCCCTGCATGCCCCTCGTCGATCCATAGAATTTTTTTCGAGACGGGAGCCACTCGAAAACCTGCGATCTGAGGAGACGACCGCGGCTGCAGGGCACCCACACGCACCTGACGAGCGACGCGTCGTGCCGTGTGCGTGTACGTACGTACATAAACATACGCGCGCACTGGACTGTCACGTGCGTATACGTACGTTTCCGGGTACAAATAAAATGGCAACcgaccatgcatgcatggatggcgCCATGCGCACCCGGGCCCGATCGAGCGGCGTAGGTCGATGGCAGCCGATCCACCCCGGCCGTGCTCCGCACAGGATCGGAGGCGGCCACGCACGGCCGGTCCGTCTCGAGCGGCCGCCGATCGAACGACAACATGGCATGCAAAGGGCGGACACGCGCTCGTCTTCCCGGCCGTTGGCGTCTCGTCAGCGCGTCGATCACGTCGTGGACTTGGGGCGACCTGCCTGCGAGTAGCGCCAAGACCGTAGGACTGTATGTGTGGGTCCACGGCACATGGGGGCACTCCGACAGGTGGCGCGGAGCTAACGGCTCGCAgtagttgcatgcatgcatgtatcgaTTGCCATTGCTACCAACGCGCGCTGTCCCCGTGCCGGAAAGTCCAACGGCGTTGGCGTGCATTGCCGCTCTTGGCGCACTCTCACCGGGCCACCGACCCACCGCATCGACCTCTGCCTGACTGCCCGGTGCGGATCCATCATCAGTGATGGTGATGGCTCGGCGCACCCATGGAGGCATGGACGATGGACGATGGACGATGGACGATGGACGATGGACCGGACCACAACAGTGCACTCTCGTGCGCGCATTTCACCCACTGGAGTTGGAGCAGTACATCATGGAAGCTCGGCGGTCGACACGTACGCGCACGGTCACGGTAGCGGACAACCTCTGTGCCTTTTGTTTCTGATCACCTTTCTTCCTGCTTTTTTGTCAGACACACTACTACCATCGCGCACATGCATCCTCCACAGAGATGCCTTCTAGTACGTTCTCCAGCTCAAATTCATAGGAATTCAAGAACTAATCTGGgtagaaaaaaaaatcttaacATCCTAGAATTTCATCCAAACACTTTTGGATTTTAGAGGATTCTAACACACAGACACATAACTTAAGAAATATCGGTAATCTAAAAAAAATAAGAAATATCAGAGATTTTTTTCATTTAGAATCCGGATTTTAAAATCTCATCCAAACATGTCATAATTTGGGGATGGATACGACTTGCAGTTTCAGTCCATGAGTATACCGCACGCCAAATGCATAAATCGATCCCGTGCTTATATTATTGTGAGGCAAAATTAAATCCGTAGCACCGTAGAAATACGTTTCCCCTCTCTGTACGTACTGTACATACGGGTACCCTAATGTAGCCCTGCACCGAAATTAATGCGACTCGACGAGTCGGCGTGCGCAACCGACGACGTATGGAACTGAACGACCCGATTCGCGGCGTATCCTCGGCCGGCGGTGGCACAGGCCAGTGTGGTCACTGCCTCACTGGTCCTACACGCACCCGTTCCGTTCGCACGTGGCCCAAAGGCATGCATGCCCAGACCGCGAAAGATACCGAGACGCGTTACGTTTACGTACTAGCTGCCGTGTGAGGTGTGATGCCAGCGGCCGCACGAGTCACATGTTTGCCGTGCCCCACATGATGTATCACACATCACACATAATAAAATAATACTGCTAATAATACTCATATAGTACTACTAGTAGCGTATCGATCTGCTGCACTTGCACTGCACGCGTCCCTATCACGCAGGTTGAGACGTGACGTGGCACCACCGTCTTCACAGCTTCACGTAGCACAGTACGAGCGGATCGATTCCAAATCTTACGACCTTTACTTCCCCTTACAGAACGAAGTGCAAGCATTCTTCAGAGCTTCCACATACACCGTCACGGGTAATGGACATTGCACCCTGTTCTGGGAAGACAGATGGATCAATGGTGATTCAGTCAGCGACATCGCACCTTGCCTTTATCACCTGGTGCCACCAACAGTCCGCCGCCGGCAATCCGTAACCATGGGGTTGCAAAACAGGACATGGGCGCGCAGCATCGCCGGAGGACTTTCCACCCAGGCCATCATCGACTACCTATATCTATGGAACGCCGTGTCAAATGTTCAGTTAATCGATCGCTGAAAGccaaaacattgttctggcttatttggtgtgagagaaaaacacggttccgattgaaaaagaaaatgaaaaatacTGATTATAAGACCGGACCAATATGGCTATGGAGATAGGACTCCGAACGGCGGGTACACAGCCAAGTCAGCGTACCGCATGCTCCATGCGGGCTCGAGCCCCTTCCTCGGCCACAAGCTGGTCTGGAAAACTTGGGCGCCACTGAAGATCAAGATCTTCCTCTGGCTCGCCCTAAGGCGTAGACATTGGACCGGGGATCGACGGAGAAGACATGGACTCGACGCAAGGGAGCTTTGCTATCTCTGCGATCAGGAGGTGGAAACTATTGACCACATCATCGCTACCTGCTCGTTCTCCAGGGAGGTCTGGTTCTTCGTTCTGCAAGCGCTGCTGCTACAACTACCTCAGGCTGCGCCGACGACGCTGATCTGGTGGCGGCGGCTGCGTTCATCGATCAACGGCGAACGGCGGCCAGGTCTGGACTCTCTATTCGTGCTGGTCTTGTGGCAGGTCTACAAGGAGCGCAACGCGCGTTGCTTCAGGAGCTCGACATCCACGGTCACCGATACACTACAGGTCATAAAGGCGGAAGCAGACCGATGGATCGAAGCCGGCGCCGATGGACTGAAAGTGCTAGCTGAAGGATAGTGTTTCAGACCGGAAGCCGTGCTTCTTGAATGTAGTTTCAGAAACGTAGCCATCATGTAAAATCCAGTTTGCCGGAGACGGCTTCTTGTACTATAAACCTCTTTCTTCTAAtataatataatgatacgcacgtgcgtattcgagaaaaaaaaatactgaAAGTCAAAAATGCAAGTTGCTCTGCGCATTCGTGTTTGACCCGGCCCGTGCCGGCGGGCTGCCGGCCGGCCTGCCGCTGNNNNNNNNNNNNNNNNNNNNNNNNNNNNNNNNNNNNNNNNNNNNNNNNNNNNNNNNNNNNNNNNNNNNNNNNNNNNNNNNNNNNNNNNNNNNNNNNNNNNGAGCACTACTTCATAGTGTTATAAAGGTATGTTTTAAAGCGTATTTCATCTGTTGTTAAAGTGGACACTTTTTTTATCATTAAAGGACCTCTTTCGTCACTTCACATCACAGTTTCATCTCTTACCTCTTCATTTTCAGGTGCCTGAAATTAGCAACTCAGTTGTGGAGCTCAATGGGGTTCTCCTAAATCATGCTTTAGTTACATTTCGTGAGCTACTTCTAAAATGCGCTCAGCATTATTCATGGTATGATACATCTTTCCCATTTATTACATTGTCATCTGGTGAATCTTGATATCCCAAACTAATGAATAACATTCGAGTAATTGATAGGTATGTATTGAGGGCAGTCTATGTAACAAAGGGAAGCTTGTTGCTTCCTCCATCGTTTGCCTCAATTTTTGATGACTCTGCTTCATCTGTTCTTGATGTTTTCTTCGACCCTTCTGATGGATCGCTCAACGTCCCTGGGCTTACCATAGGTAAACAATGAAAATATGTTCAGATATTTGTAGGAATGCTCCATGGTCATTGACTGTTGGAAAATTACTTGATTGGAGCTCTGGCCTTGTAGTTTGGAAGATGCTCACTGTGATAATTGAACAATAATCAATAGCAGTGTTTATTGATGCTGTGTTATTTGAATTACTGTATTATGGTTTTGCATAATGGGTTATCGGATTGCATCTAAAAATATGGACTGATTTTCCTCTGTTATAGTTTGAACCGTTTGCTTTACTTATTTCTGGATTATGCAGGCATGTTTAAATTTATAAGCAAGAACATGAAGTCGGGTGGTTTTTCTGGAACAAAACGGTACCTTGGTGATCTTGGGAAAACTGTGAGCTTCCAAATCTTACTATCAACATTTTATTCCAAGGGGTCAATGTAATGTTGGGTCTTCTGCAGGTTAAAACTGCAAGTTCGAATGCTCTCTTTGCTGCCATCACAGAAATTTCAGATAGTGTTGTGAGAGGAGCAGAAACAAATGGTTTGAATGGCATGGTATTACTCCTTTTCTACATGATGAACTCATGCCACTTTTCCTTTTCTGTTCCCTTATTTAAAACACACATGCAATTAGACTAGGTAAACTGACTTCCTCCGTGCACTAAAACATTATGAAGCATTTTTCCTCTTTTGTACATAGGCTACTGGTTTCCACCAAGGCATTTTGAGGTTGGCGATGGAGCCATCTGTCTTAGGACAGGCTATAATGGAGGGAGGTCCTGACAGAAAGATCAAACTCGATCATAGCCCTGGACTTGACGAGGTTCTGCCCATCTTTTACTCACTTCGAATCTTTTTGAATGATGTTACCACTTTAAATCTATAACATGTCCTGTGCCATTGTTCAGCTATACATTGAAGGGTACCTACAGGCTATGTTGGATGTCATGTATAAGCAAGAATACCTCCGTGTCAGGGTGATTGATGACCAGGTAACTTCCTCGTATCAATTTGCTTTCCTTTCTGTGACCTCATGCATGGTTTCACCTAGaacttttgttttcttttccctgTGTGAGCGCACGTATAGAAATACTGTGGTTGTCAGAACAATCTGATCCTACACTCAGTTCTCTTCTAGGTTATCCTGAAGAATCTGCCACCAAATAGCGCTCTGATAAACGAAATCGTGGACAATGTCAAAAGCTTTCTTGTGAGCAAGGCACTGTTGAAAGGAGATTCTTCCACAGTTCGACCGTTGCGCCATCTGCGAAATGAACCTGTAAGTTCTGTTTTCACATGGAAGTTATGCGCTGGTAACTTAACTAAGGTGCTTCCTGTTGTGAGAGAGTAATCGATCTTATAACTGCCTGCAGGAATGGAGGATTGCGCCGACGGTGCTCACCCTGTGCGAGCACCTTTTTGTGAGCTTCGCTGTGCGCGtgctgcaccgggaagccagcaaGGCCATCGC
The sequence above is drawn from the Miscanthus floridulus cultivar M001 chromosome 15, ASM1932011v1, whole genome shotgun sequence genome and encodes:
- the LOC136507674 gene encoding uncharacterized protein translates to MGLQNRTWARSIAGGLSTQAIIDYLYLWNAVSNGGLVLRSASAAATTTSGCADDADLVAAAAFIDQRRTAARSGLSIRAGLVAALLHSVIKVPEISNSVVELNGVLLNHALVTFRELLLKCAQHYSWYVLRAVYVTKGSLLLPPSFASIFDDSASSVLDVFFDPSDGSLNVPGLTIGMFKFISKNMKSGGFSGTKRYLGDLGKTVKTASSNALFAAITEISDSVVRGAETNGLNGMATGFHQGILRLAMEPSVLGQAIMEGGPDRKIKLDHSPGLDELYIEGYLQAMLDVMYKQEYLRVRVIDDQVILKNLPPNSALINEIVDNVKSFLVSKALLKGDSSTVRPLRHLRNEPEWRIAPTVLTLCEHLFVSFAVRVLHREASKAIAGVMSRVKKPTVDEGEGEGDSSSSAGVLCKRNRLWTVGRFAASGMVAYVDGRLCRHIPNPIARRIVSGFLLSFIENRGNE